A region of Staphylococcus sp. IVB6181 DNA encodes the following proteins:
- a CDS encoding Ltp family lipoprotein, producing MSERKELTNEELLERQQQQFEQYKKEQSSKSKKKWLWGCGGCLIFVILMGIIFSACSATMVNSVDKELNKDSAEVKKDANATREQTAALNSAKNYSDTLHMSKQGIYDQLTSEAGDKFSAEDAQYAIDYLKADYKENAVKSAENYAETMNMNMSDDAIYDQLKSDAGDKFTPEEARYGVDNMSK from the coding sequence ATGTCGGAAAGAAAAGAATTAACAAACGAGGAACTTTTAGAAAGACAACAACAGCAATTTGAGCAGTACAAAAAAGAACAATCATCTAAATCTAAAAAGAAATGGTTATGGGGTTGTGGAGGTTGTTTAATTTTTGTAATTTTAATGGGAATAATTTTCAGCGCATGCTCAGCTACAATGGTCAATAGCGTAGATAAAGAATTGAATAAAGATAGTGCGGAAGTCAAAAAAGATGCGAACGCTACAAGAGAACAAACAGCCGCACTAAACTCTGCTAAAAATTATTCGGACACTTTGCACATGTCTAAACAAGGTATTTATGACCAATTGACATCTGAGGCAGGTGATAAGTTCTCTGCTGAAGATGCACAATATGCGATAGACTACTTAAAAGCCGACTATAAAGAAAACGCTGTTAAATCAGCGGAAAACTATGCTGAAACAATGAACATGAACATGTCTGACGATGCAATTTATGATCAATTAAAATCTGATGCAGGAGATAAATTCACTCCAGAAGAAGCAAGATATGGCGTTGACAATATGAGTAAATAA
- a CDS encoding ImmA/IrrE family metallo-endopeptidase — protein sequence MSRYEDLLMEIDYVEIKDHVHLPDGYKGFYSDDLILIVKKLSDAEKLENLFEELGHHRFTHGNILDQSTFNNRKFENYARRHGYENSISLNKIIDAYKYGVSSLHEFAEYVQLSEEYVHTVLQHYKNKFGLSTCHNGYLIRFEPLQVFKYKNLNEGE from the coding sequence TTGTCACGTTATGAAGATTTATTAATGGAAATTGATTATGTAGAAATTAAAGACCACGTTCATTTACCTGATGGCTATAAAGGTTTTTATTCAGATGATTTAATTCTTATAGTCAAAAAGCTTAGTGATGCTGAGAAATTAGAAAACCTTTTTGAAGAATTAGGTCATCATAGATTTACGCATGGTAACATACTTGATCAATCAACTTTCAATAATCGTAAATTTGAAAATTACGCACGAAGACATGGTTATGAAAATTCTATATCTTTAAACAAGATTATAGACGCATACAAATACGGAGTAAGTAGCTTACATGAATTTGCTGAATATGTTCAATTAAGCGAAGAATACGTACATACAGTGTTACAACATTACAAAAACAAATTCGGTTTATCAACCTGCCACAATGGCTATCTTATACGTTTTGAGCCATTGCAGGTTTTTAAATATAAAAATTTAAATGAAGGAGAGTAA
- a CDS encoding helix-turn-helix transcriptional regulator, with protein MTQEELAIHVGNQIKVYREKRGLTQQDLADKLNVSRQAVSRYEKGLRKANQDTLFELSHILNCSIDDFFPKEKRTKEPTTLAAHLEGELKQEDIDYIMSLVERFKNEDK; from the coding sequence ATGACTCAAGAAGAACTAGCAATTCATGTAGGCAATCAGATAAAGGTTTATAGAGAGAAACGAGGTTTAACTCAACAAGATTTAGCTGACAAATTAAATGTTAGTAGACAAGCTGTAAGCAGATATGAAAAAGGTCTTAGAAAAGCAAATCAAGATACACTTTTCGAGCTTTCTCATATTTTAAATTGTAGTATTGATGATTTCTTTCCTAAAGAAAAGAGAACAAAAGAACCTACTACTCTTGCCGCACACCTTGAAGGCGAGTTAAAGCAAGAAGATATAGATTACATCATGAGTTTAGTAGAAAGATTTAAAAACGAAGATAAATAA
- a CDS encoding antA/AntB antirepressor family protein, with protein MNEIQQLFNLKRNEDGTVAVSGRELHKGLQIETQYTKWINRMIGYGFEENVDYILVSQKSLTNNPRNPYTNITDHIMTLDMAKEISMIQRSDIGRKIRGYFIKVERQHNQLASAYGITSLEDMNQLIEQLVSDKLDYLISTGKVSNQKLEELNEKFEGEYVTPQDIDAIKFAIKSKAEQILGKAGIQVTIDEFLIGDVYEQALANKKAKEEYRYQLGKVKSKLLVKSKKYLGMKGNAPNNHIKRKDVDLAIQFIKDVRLSEIEI; from the coding sequence ATGAACGAAATTCAACAACTATTTAACTTAAAACGAAATGAAGACGGAACAGTGGCAGTAAGTGGACGTGAATTGCATAAGGGTTTACAAATTGAAACTCAATATACTAAATGGATTAACCGAATGATTGGTTATGGTTTTGAAGAAAATGTTGATTACATTTTGGTTAGTCAAAAAAGTCTAACCAATAATCCACGCAATCCATATACAAATATAACTGACCACATCATGACACTCGACATGGCAAAGGAAATTTCGATGATACAACGTAGTGACATCGGAAGAAAAATCAGAGGTTACTTCATCAAAGTAGAAAGACAGCATAATCAATTAGCAAGCGCTTATGGAATTACTTCATTAGAGGATATGAACCAACTCATTGAACAGTTAGTAAGTGATAAACTTGATTATTTAATCTCAACAGGAAAAGTAAGTAATCAAAAATTAGAAGAATTAAACGAAAAATTCGAAGGCGAATATGTAACGCCACAAGACATTGACGCTATCAAATTTGCTATCAAGTCTAAAGCTGAACAAATATTAGGAAAAGCTGGCATTCAAGTAACGATAGATGAATTCTTAATCGGAGATGTATATGAACAAGCATTAGCAAACAAGAAAGCTAAAGAAGAGTACAGATACCAATTAGGAAAAGTTAAATCAAAATTATTAGTTAAATCTAAAAAATATCTAGGAATGAAAGGTAACGCACCTAACAACCACATCAAACGAAAAGATGTAGACTTAGCAATTCAATTTATCAAGGATGTTAGATTATCAGAGATTGAGATTTAA
- a CDS encoding DUF771 domain-containing protein — protein MTQTLSVQINIPEEYVLIEKDIHTQLLMNQQKAIWSKKDFIDQSPFKSETTVNKRILQKARFRKILENEGIATYPRDGIRDFRFDGPKAYEFLRKYRDEF, from the coding sequence ATGACACAAACACTCAGTGTGCAAATCAATATACCGGAAGAATATGTATTGATTGAAAAAGATATTCACACACAGTTGTTGATGAATCAACAAAAAGCGATATGGTCCAAGAAAGATTTTATTGATCAATCTCCATTTAAGTCAGAAACAACTGTGAATAAAAGGATTTTACAGAAAGCAAGATTCAGAAAGATTTTAGAAAATGAAGGTATCGCTACTTATCCACGTGATGGAATAAGAGATTTTAGATTTGATGGACCAAAGGCATATGAGTTTTTACGTAAATATAGAGATGAATTTTAA